The window TTCTTTTTTGACATGAAGAGGAATCATTCCAATCGATTTCGCGAACTCGATGACTTGTTGGGCGATGCTTTCATCTGTGCCCGCATGTCCCATTATTTCAGCTGTATTCTTTTCCCAAACTTCATTGGCGAAGTGAAGTGCTAAGAATTTTTCAGGACGCCCTGTATAATCAGCAAATTGACTTGGCACCATCGTCGAAGAGTTCGACGCAAAAATCGCTTTCTCGGGCGCGACTTTTGCAAGTTCTTCATAAAAACTCTTTTTAATAGCTACGATTTCAGGTATTGCTTCAATAACCAAATCCGCATCCTTAACAGCTTCGGCTAAATTTGCACTAAATGTAAAGCGTCCAAGTGTTTTCTCAGCTTTTTCTGCATCTTTAAAGAAATTCGCATAAACCTCTTTTAAACTTGCCAGACGTTCTTCGGCTTTTACGAGCGCTTCTTCATTAATATCATAAACAGTTACATTGTAACCGTGAAATGCGGTTTGGAAAGCAATTTGACTTCCTAATACACCGCTTCCTGCAACAGTAATATTTTTAAAATCCATTTGATTCGACTCCTTTATCAGCATTATTTACTATACAAGTAATGCTACTCTTATAAAAAAGCAAGTCAATTCAAATGCACTGCTGATACTTATATTACAATGGGTGTATAAAACCGTCGAATCACCTTTTCCAATCAGAGGTTTATAACCAGTTCTCCCCTCCTTTTTTACTAGGCAATCGAGTTCTCGCGATTATTTAATAAACTTTCGTTTTAATGAGGTTTATCCTCATTCACTACGGGTATACATAGAACACAAGGCGGAACTACCGAAAGATGAACCTGATAGACGAGTAACCTACAGGCGATTCTGAGGATGAAATGCACAGCCTTGGCGGAAAATTTGCTTTGCTGACGATCGGTACACTTGTCAAGGACCGTGTTCACAGGTTCAAATCTCGATGTGGTAACCAAGCAGTAAGCGTTAAGTTTTTTGTAAAAGTGCAACTTGAAGACTGACTTAAAAACAGATCGCGTGTCAAACATCTTGCGACTGTATCGTCACTTTGGTCAGCCCAATCAAACTGCACTGACGAGTGTTTAACTAATAATCGTCAGAAAGAACAGTTTGCGTAATTGAAAAAACCATCAAATT of the Sporosarcina sp. FSL K6-1508 genome contains:
- a CDS encoding 3-hydroxyacyl-CoA dehydrogenase gives rise to the protein MDFKNITVAGSGVLGSQIAFQTAFHGYNVTVYDINEEALVKAEERLASLKEVYANFFKDAEKAEKTLGRFTFSANLAEAVKDADLVIEAIPEIVAIKKSFYEELAKVAPEKAIFASNSSTMVPSQFADYTGRPEKFLALHFANEVWEKNTAEIMGHAGTDESIAQQVIEFAKSIGMIPLHVKKEQPGYILNSLLVPFLSAGQGLWATGVADPETIDKTWMIATGAPMGPFAILDVVGIQTAYNIVLAQAQADPTKQPLADMLKSQFLDQGKTGQGTGEGFYKYPNPRYLDADFLKA